ACTAGTGTACTCGGAGCCACGATCACAGCCGGAAGTCTAAATGCAACAGTAACCGGCGGTAATATTAATACAACGATTCTTGGCGGCACAATCAACACCATCTTAAACGGAACGATCACAAGTGTGCTGGGGGCGACGATTACTGGCGGTAATATCAATGCGACGATTCTTGGCGGCACACTCAACAACATTCTAAACGGAACGATTACCAGTGTGTTAGGAGCGACCATAACAGGAGGAACAATCTCTGCCACGATCCTAGGAGGAACGCTCAATAACATTCTAAATGGAACAATCACTAGTGTACTCGGAGCCACGATCACAGCCGGAAGTCTAAATGCAACAGTAACCGGCGGTAATATTAATACAACGATTCTTGGCGGCACAATCAACACCATCTTAAACGGAACGATCACAAGTGTGCTGGGGGCGACGATTACAGGAGGTAATATCAATGCCACGATTCTCGGAGGCACACTCAACAACATTCTAAACGGAACGATCACCAGTGTACTTGGAGCAACCATAACGGGAGGAACAATCTCAGCCACGATCCTAGGAGGAACGCTTAACAACATTCTGAATGGAACAATTACGAGTGTGTTAGGAGCGACCATAACAGGAGGAACAATCTCAGCCACGATCCTAGGAGGAACGCTCAATAACATTTTAAATGGAACAATCACTAGTGTACTCGGAGCCACGATCACAGCCGGAAGTCTAAATGCAACAGTAACGGGCGGTAATATTAATACAACGATTCTTGGCGGCACAATCAACAACATCTTAAACGGAACGATCACAAGTGTGCTGGGGGCGACGATTACAGGAGGTAATATCAATGCGACGATTCTCGGCGGCACAATCAACAACATTCTAAACGGAACGATCACCAGTGTACTTGGAGCAACCATAACGGGAGGAACAATCTCAGCCACGATCCTAGGAGGAACGCTTAACAACATTCTGAATGGAACAATTACGAGTGTGTTAGGAGCGACCATAACAGGAGGAACAATTTCCGCGACGATCCTAGGAGGAACGCTCAACAACATTCTGAATGGAACGATTACCAGTGTGTTAGGAGCGACCATAACAGGAGGAACAATCTCAGCCACGATCCTAGGAGGAACGCTTAACAACATTCTGAATGGAACAATTACGAGTGTGTTAGGAGCGACCATAACAGGAGGAACAATTTCCGCGACGATCCTAGGAGGAACGCTCAACAACATTCTGAATGGAACGATTACCAGTGTGTTAGGAGCAACCATAACGGGAGGAACATTAACTGCGGTTTCTCAAAACACATTTGTCGAACAAAGTTTTCTTAATGTAAATGCTGGAACGACAACCTTTTTCTCATTACCTGCGATCACAACTGCAGTACTGGAAACCTACTCGTTCTTTATCTATAACTCTAGTCCAACTGGTACCGTTGACACGATAGTTCAAATTAGTGCGGACGGAACAAACTGGTATACCGATATAACGTCTGTTGCATTAAGTGCAGGCTCAGTGGATGTACTTGTACCGCAACGGTTCCTGAAATATACAAGGGTTGCTTATCGATCCTCAACAACGCTTGCTACAGGCACGATTAATGTCATATTTAATGCCCAAGGTTCATAAATATAAATGAAAAATGAGGATGACTCGGGGGAATAGGTCATTGTAAAACAAAATATAGAGTTTTTTTGTCTATATTTTGTTGAAGCGAGGGCTGAAACCTTTTTATCGTAGTCATCCTCATCCTTTTTTGTAAGGGGCTGAAAATTAATGCTATTAGGTCTTCATATGGTGGTAAAGGATGAGGAGGAACATTTAAGACGTTGCCTAGAAAGCGTTAAGAGTATTGTAGATGAAATTATCATTGTAGATACAGGATCAAATGACCGGACAGTCGATATTGCTAAATCATACGGAGCAACCGTGATAGAAACAACTTGGGAAAATGATTTTTCATATGTTCGAAATCTTTCATTAAAAAGATCAAATACGATATGGAATATTTTTTTAGATGCAGATGAGATCATAACAGGTGATCTCGAGAAGATCCGTCAAAGCATAGTTGATTCTGACAAAGAAGCATTTTGGGTGGTAATTGAGAGTTTAACAGGATCCCTTCCCTATGAGAAGCTAATCCATTCATCAATTCGGATTTTCCGTTCCCGGCCTCAATATTATTTTAAAGGGCCAATTCATGAGGATATTCTTCCATCCATTTTAGAGCATGATGTTTCTAAGGAAAGCATTGGAGCCATTGAAGTAGCAAAAATCATTCATTACGGATACCTGCCGGAGATTCAGCAACAGAAACAAAAGGCACAGCGCAATTTGAATATTCTTCAATCAGCCCTAAGAGACAATCCTAACCAACCATATTACAAATATCATTTGGGCCTTACATATGAACAAATGGGAAATAACCAAGAAGCAGTCAGTTTCATTCAAAGGGCCTTAAATGAAGTAGATACGAACACTTCCTTCCGTCCAACTATGGTAAAAGATTTAGCCAAAATTCTGATTAAAATAGGAAAATATGATACTGTAATTTCTTTTCTCAAGACGGAACTACAAAATTATCCGAACTATCCTGACTTGCATTATTATTTAGGGGTATCGCATTTTAATAAAAATGAAGAAGATCATGCCATTCGTGCATTTCAAACGGCGACACAACAAACACCATCAAATAAATACATTCTTGAAAATGGTAAAGGCAGCTTTCATTCATGGACTTTAATGGGGGATATCGCATTAAAGTGGAATGCTAATGCTGATGCTCTTAAATTTTATATAAATGCTCTGAATCACTGCCCCTTCTATTACGAAGCACTATTTGGATT
Above is a genomic segment from Neobacillus endophyticus containing:
- a CDS encoding TPR domain-containing glycosyltransferase — translated: MLLGLHMVVKDEEEHLRRCLESVKSIVDEIIIVDTGSNDRTVDIAKSYGATVIETTWENDFSYVRNLSLKRSNTIWNIFLDADEIITGDLEKIRQSIVDSDKEAFWVVIESLTGSLPYEKLIHSSIRIFRSRPQYYFKGPIHEDILPSILEHDVSKESIGAIEVAKIIHYGYLPEIQQQKQKAQRNLNILQSALRDNPNQPYYKYHLGLTYEQMGNNQEAVSFIQRALNEVDTNTSFRPTMVKDLAKILIKIGKYDTVISFLKTELQNYPNYPDLHYYLGVSHFNKNEEDHAIRAFQTATQQTPSNKYILENGKGSFHSWTLMGDIALKWNANADALKFYINALNHCPFYYEALFGFSDVLIAHNISNKEIKKELTHLLSPTLVQIQVRQVCMPHIANALFSSGCYLEFLEILQDLGDTSFISKENIILSYLYMGDGERAQKEITKFLKQGVHLLDPVLQSMFVFYWENSKPFPKEMLTAIQSSTKPLYYLKILDLIPNASKIEENVEFLLFLKDFIHQAIIMRAGNVLKSLLSKYPFFQLFAAKMKYYEGYVNEAADDLSMLMNDKVIDDEGIFLLGEYSYDYGRWEEASLLFEKVLLHQPDHNNARIGASLCYNQQAKELLQDSCEKLPEYPLFTSYLNKINLAIELSNKYSWHSNWRGRQRRNRNEQHLSLHDRQK